One Aspergillus oryzae RIB40 DNA, chromosome 2 genomic window carries:
- a CDS encoding uncharacterized protein (predicted protein) has translation MWFTESALPTLDKGYPIGDETVHTRRPQILVHLSPQKYAENYINAKVNAGMICPSWYVSPLTEYIAAANEERWRDIVQMNPSEVTGPEDNRTVTTSLEDHIQKLMIKHSCSCLALPRRKWYLQAMCPLK, from the exons ATGTGGTTTACTGAGTCGGCTCTTCCCACCCTTGACAAAGGATATCCTATAGGGGATGAGACAGTTCACACAAGACGACCCCAAATCTTAGTTCATCTATCGCCACAGAAATATGCCGAGAATTACATAAATGCTAAAGTCAATGCCGGGATGATCTGCCCGTCCTGGTATGTGTCTCCCTTGACTGAGTATATAGCCGCAGCTAATGAAGAACGCTGGAGAGATATTGTCCAGATGAATC CCTCTGAAGTCACTGGTCCTGAGGACAATAGAACTGTGACCACCTCCCTCGAAGACCACATCCAAAAGCTCATGATCAAG CACTCCTGCAGTTGCCTCGCCCTACCGAGAAGAAAATGGTATCTACAGGCGATGTGTCCGTTGAAGTGA
- a CDS encoding aminopeptidase P family protein (putative Xaa-Pro aminopeptidase), which translates to MSTCKLLTRQWPRYLRCPTSRISVTSFNRTAFQTRPALRRAHGSISAAELKFGQPLHETHPHILNPGELTPGITALEYAHRRSRLANRLPKHAIAVLSAAEVTYRASGIFNEYRQDSNFFYLTGFNEPNALAIIANDGSGDNHIFHLYVREKDPKAELWDGARSGTRAAIDVFNADETGDIERIGDILPRILSDATEIYTDIPAFNPGRSSLHRYLYGPTGTSEQLKKVVDHSKVRPLRHILNDMRVFKSEDEVVQMRRVGQASGRAFTESMRQTFTKEKDLMSFLEYNFKVKGCDTSAFVPVVAGGSVCVVLQLNRTEANTSQNALSIHYTRNDDVLRLIYDHSGMEIWYWSMGVEYETGTYVSDITRTWPVNGKFSDPQRDLYNAVLNVQRTCVSLCRESANVSLDKLHTIAENGLRDQLQQLGFDVSGNVRSPFAFVSPNIDIDVHRRWASCSLIIWDWTSMIAPVILEVFKLIQPSGIYVPDSDRWPEKFRGIGIRIEDSVCVGDDSPIVLTTEAVKEVRSLVSIKNSVDDIEALRG; encoded by the exons ATGTCGACATGCAAATTGCTCACCCGCCAATGGCCTCGTTATCTACGTTGTCCCACGTCGCGTATATCTGTCACAAGCTTCAATCGTACGGCGTTCCAGACACGACCAGCCCTTCGTCGCGCACACGGTTCTATCTCCGCCGCGGAGCTTAAATTCGGTCAACCATTACACGAGACACACCCCCATATACTCAATCCAGGTGAAC TGACGCCCGGAATTACTGCGCTCGAGTATGCCCATCGTCGTTCACGACTCGCAAACCGACTCCCGAAACATGCTATCGCTGTGTTGAGCGCTGCGGAGGTTACATATCGCGCCTCCGGGATCTTCAATGAGTACCGGCAAgactccaacttcttctacctTACAG GGTTTAATGAGCCCAATGCACTGGCTATAATCG CAAATGATGGCTCCGGAGATAACCACATTTTCCACCTCTATGTACGAGAAAAGGATCCGAAAGCTGAGCTTTGGGACGGAGCCCGGTCAGGCACGCGGGCTGCGATTGATGTCTTTAATGCCGATGAG ACAGGTGATATAGAACGCATTGGAGATATACTCCCTCGCATTCTGTCTGATGCTACGGAGATCTATACAGACATCCCAGCCTTTAACCCAGGCAGATCGTCCTTGCATCGGTATCTTTACGGACCCACCGGCACATCTgaacagctgaagaaggtcgtGGACCATAGTAAGGTCAGGCCTTTACGACACATCTTGAATGACATGAGGGTGTTCAAGAGCGAGGACGAGGTCGTGCAAATGCGTCGAGTAGGGCAAGCTTCGGGAAGAGCTTTCACTGAATCCATGCGACAGACATTCACTAAAGAGAAGGATTTGATGTCCTTTCTGGAATATAATTTCAAAGTGAAGGGCTGCGACACAAGTGCCTTTGTGCCTGTTGTTGCGGGCGGTTCTGTATGTGTTGTATTACAACTAAACCGAACAGAGGCTAACACGTCACAGAATGCTTTGAGCATCCATTACACGAGGAATGATGACGTCTTGAG GCTAATATATGATCATTCAGGGATGGAGATATGGTATTGGTCGATGGGGGTGGAGTAC GAAACGGGCACTTACGTCTCTGACATCACGAGGACTTGGCCCGTTAATGGCAAATTCTCCGACCCTCAGCGGGACTTATACAATGCAGTTTTAAATGTGCAACGCACCTGCGTGTCCCTTTGCAGGGAGAGTGCAAACGTTTCCTTGGACAAATTGCACACAATCGCAGAAAATGGCCTTCGAGATCAACTCCAACAGCTCGGTTTTGATGTTTCAGGGAATGTAAGATCaccctttgcttttgtttcacCTAACATCGATATTGACGTCCATAGGCGATGGGCGTCTTGTTCCCTCATCATTTGG GACTGGACGTCCATGATTGCCCCGGTTATTCTCGAGG TCTTTAAGCTAATACAACCAAGCGGTATCTACGTCCCGGACAGTGACCGATGGCCGGAAAAGTTCCGGGGCATTGGAATCCGTATTGAAGATAGCGTGTGCGTTGGGGACGACAGTCCTATTGTGTTAACTACCGAGGCAGTTAAAGAGGTAAGATCCCTTGTCTCTATCAAGAATTCT GTCGACGATATCGAGGCTCTTCGAGGATAA
- a CDS encoding pyridoxamine 5'-phosphate oxidase family protein (predicted flavin-nucleotide-binding protein), with amino-acid sequence MGRTLTYPKRSSNTVNRYKHRATYDLQAIHTIINSSQVLHVSFSPGPSDPFPAILPMIGQMGSFDYPSASIDEPLDCYLHGYVSSRIMNLARDSDGDGLPICIASSRVDGLILSLTPNSHSYNYRSAILHGYAKLVTDEAEKLYAMELITNSVLCDRWEHSRVPPDRAEMSSTVILKVKVVDGSGKIRDGGVSDEKKDTTNDEVTSRVWTGVVPVWETFGDPVPSPANKVKEVPDYITRFVADKNDQNRRYAREAVHIALPAEEQH; translated from the exons ATGGGGCGAACACTGACATATCCCAAGCGGTCTTCCAACACTGTCAACCGCTACAAACACCGAG CCACTTATGACTTGCAAGCaatccataccatcatcaattCGAGCCAGGTACTCCATGTGTCTTTTTCACCGGGGCCCTCCGATCCTTTCCCCGCAATTCTGCCTATGATCGGGCAGATGGGTTCGTTCGACTACCCGTCGGCAAGCATTGACGAACCCTTGGACTGCTATCTTCATGGATACGTCAGCTCACGGATTATGAATTTGGCTCGGGACTCTGACGGTGATGGATTGCCCATTTGTATCGCTTCCAGCAGGGTGGATGGGTTGATCCTTTCCTTAACTCCAAATTCACACAGTTATAACTACCGGTCCGCCATATTGCACGGATACGCCAAATTGGTGACTGACGAAGCCGAAAAGCTCTATGCGATGGAATTAATTACCAACTCAGTACTCTGCGACCGCTGGGAGCATTCTCGGGTGCCACCAGACCGTGCAGAAATGTCATCAACTGTCATTCTCAAGGTCAAAGTCGTCGATGGTAGTGGCAAGATCCGAGACGGTGGTGTCTcggatgaaaagaaggatacaACGAACGATGAGGTCACCAGCCGTGTCTGGACTGGTGTTGTGCCCGTTTGGGAGACATTTGGAGATCCCGTTCCAAGCCCTGCGAACAAAGTAAAAGAAGTTCCTGACTACATCACTCGGTTTGTCGCAGATAAGAATGATCAAAATCGGCGATATGCACGGGAGGCAGTTCATATTGCACTTCCTGCTGAGGAACAGCATTAG
- a CDS encoding SIR2 family NAD-dependent protein deacylase (sirtuin 5 and related class III sirtuins (SIR2 family)) encodes MAPSAIPAADLRTFSEYLKGRKRILALLGAGISASSGLPTFRGAGGLWRTYDATDLATPEAFEANPDLVWQFYNYRRHMALKAQPNRAHYALAELAKRNKNFITLSQNVDGLSQRAGHPLSQLHLLHGSLFTVKCTSFYCSYSRENDFTDPIVPALAIPKNVPEPKPSTDDKTGEEASTSIYNALGIPEGEEVDISDDRVPLAPLSSDVLPHCPECKDGLLRPGVVWFGESLPLQTLDMVDSWMRSGPIDLILVIGTSSRVYPAAGYVDKARARGARVAVVNMDRNDVGSSGLKPGDWFFQGDAGTIVPEILKEIIGEI; translated from the exons ATGGCTCCGTCAGCCATTCCCGCAGCTGATCTTAGGACATTCTCGGAGTACCTAAAAGGACGTAAACGTATACTCGCACTTCTAGGAGCTGGCATCTCAGCCTCATCGGGGCTTCCTACCTTTCGAGGAGCGGGGGGTTTATGGCGAACCTACGATGCGACTGATCTGGCGACGCCCGAAGCATTCGAAGCCAACCCAGACCTTGTGTGGCAGTTTTATAACTATCGGAGACATATGGCGCTGAAAGCACAGCCGAATCGAGCGCATTATGCGTTAGCAGAGCTCGctaaaagaaataaaaatttcATTACCTTGTCGCAAAACGTCGACG GTCTCTCACAACGAGCAGGGCATCCATTATCCCaacttcaccttctccacggTTCCCTCTTCACCGTTAAATGCACATCTTTCTACTGCAGTTACTCCCGTGAGAACGACTTCACTGATCCAATAGTTCCTGCTCTCGCGATACCGAAGAACGTTCCAGAGCCCAAGCCATCGACGGACGATAAGACGGGCGAGGAAGCTTCTACGTCTATATACAATGCATTAGGGATACcggaaggtgaagaagttgatatTTCTGATGACCGAGTTCCGCTAGCTCCGCTGAGCTCTGATGTCCTTCCACATTGCCCAGAGTGCAAAGATGGACTCTTGCGACCAGGGGTGGTATGGTTCGGAGAGAGTTTGCCGTTACAAACCCTCGACATGGTGGATAGCTGGATGAGGTCTGGTCCGATCGATTTAATACTAGTGATTGGTACAAGCTCCAGGGTGTACCCTGCTGCAGGCTATGTCGATAAGGCTAGGGCGAGAGGCGCTAGGGTTGCGGTGGTCAATATGGATCGGAATGATGTAGGATCTTCGGGGTTAAAACCAGGTGATTGGTTCTTCCAAGGCGATGCAGGTACCATCGTTCCAGAAATCTTAAAGGAAATCATTGGGGAGATCTGA
- a CDS encoding putative SNF2 family helicase/ATPase (helicase-like transcription factor HLTF/DNA helicase RAD5, DEAD-box superfamily): MAKESENPLNPITPGKPKDQPHRHISNQPEFGKPSPLGGGRPQNHQSNHPFNIPKQNRPRPEHHRPQQQQRQGAPFHGYRPPTTPGVAVSTPRRAEPFDPFKPVRPSAYNNSRFSRPVDNDVVSIKRPENFTFNTPRAPKTFFASKASAVKVSNASKNLRNFVDLTGEGGFTPSSRSRNVGFGSMDVNGYVDTAKANENIKALLEGAFEDEDEKQDSRAKNKKKKKDKKNKGKSKKAEKRNTENKESSEIDDLAAQLQGVTVNESSADGNDASRAETETEADRSSEDTTDREVGQTSAPNEHGITGELESENEDGEEVEDEEEEEEEEEEEEEEEEEDEDDGTVEGLKVKLLPHQREGVNWMRDKEIGNSKTKGVLPKGGILADDMGLGKTVQAITLMLTNRKPEDGRRRIIDSEEDDGSGIDSEGDGGKDDSKLPPGLSKSTLVVAPLALIKQWESEIADKVEASHRLRVCVYHGNTRTKATDNLEDYDVVITTYGTLTSEHGAIDKKNKKSGIFSVYWYRIILDEAHTIKNRNAKATQSACALDAEYRWCLSGTPMQNNLDELQSLIKFLRIKPYNDLAAWKEQITKPLANGRGALAIERLQVVLKAFMKRRTKDVLKLNSNLKPNEAASDGEQKKPSGFQIVKREVIKVSAEFTPGELNFYKRLEQRTDNSLEKMMGGSKLDYAGALVLLLRLRQSCNHPDLVKSDLAKDKDILLQNGTSGSQPAAGKQDDLDSMADLFGALSVVSKKCDICQAELSQKETKAGASRCGECETDLNVSFTGNHSGKKKHYPEQDVVDLTESPSNRRSDAQLARSRRNRKVVIDSDDEEDDGEWLVPEDQRTVPDLGKAGGSDDEDAEGGGDWLGSEDSETDSDDEGGPESPTRNRMGSRKQVNESDEDDIYLNPGDEDNQVLPSTKIRHLMKILRRESSDYKFIVFSVFTSMLDKIEPFLQRAGIGFARYDGGMRNDLREASLNKLRNNSGTRVLLCSLRAGALGLNLTAASRVVILEPFWNPFVEEQAIDRVHRLNQTVDVKIYKLIIKDTVEERIIDLQERKRELANVTIEGKTAAAKLTMNDMMALFGRDAESRFTGERGNIDLTQSTRLLSAADENNYSNSQSSDKPKTQASHSSSRDRNRQPEKRGGRRGEDSVFGRRW, from the exons ATGGCGAAAGAAAGTGAAAACCCGTTGAATCCGATCACCCCAGGGAAGCCGAAAGATCAACCCCACCGTCACATTTCCAATCAGCCAGAATTTGGGAAACCCTCACCGTTAGGCGGGGGGCGTCCTCAAAACCATCAATCCAATCACCCTTTCAACATCCCTAAACAGAACAGGCCTCGACCAGAGCACCATAGAccccaacagcagcagcgacaagGTGCACCCTTTCATGGTTACCGGCCTCCTACGACACCAGGTGTTGCAGTCTCAACTCCCAGGCGCGCTGAGCCCTTCGACCCTTTTAAGCCCGTTCGTCCGTCGGCCTACAACAATTCCCGGTTTTCTCGCCCTGTCGATAATGATGTTGTCTCAATCAAACGCCCGGAAAATTTCACCTTTAACACACCACGGGCCCCCAAAACCTTCTTCGCTTCGAAAGCATCCGCGGTTAAGGTGTCAAACGCATCGAAGAACCTGCGGAACTTTGTCGATTTGACTGGCGAGGGCGGCTTCACGCCCAGCTCCCGATCACGCAATGTTGGTTTCGGATCGATGGATGTGAACGGTTATGTTGACACAGCTAAGGCAAACGAGAACATCAAAGCTCTTCTAGAGGGAGCCtttgaagacgaagatgaaaAGCAAGATTCCAGagcaaagaacaagaagaagaaaaaggataagaagaataAGGGTAAAagcaagaaggccgagaagcgAAATACCGAGAATAAAGAAAGCTCCGAAATAGATGATCTAGCCGCTCAATTGCAAGGGGTTACTGTTAATGAGTCCAGCGCGGACGGCAATGATGCGAGTCGTGCGGAGACCGAGACTGAGGCCGATCGATCGAGCGAGGATACTACCGATCGGGAAGTAGGACAAACAAGCGCTCCCAATGAACACGGTATCACCGGAGAACTTGAATCAGAAAacgaagatggtgaagaagtagaagacgaggaggaggaggaggaagaagaagaagaagaagaagaagaagaagaagaagacgaagatgatggcaCGGTGGAGGGCTTGAAAGTTAAGTTACTGCCCCATCAACGAGAGGGAGTGAACTGGATGCGGGACAAGGAAATTGGCAATAGCAAGACCAAGGGTGTACTTCCAAAGGGTGGAATCCTCGCAGACGACATGGGTCTTGGGAAGACCGTTCAAGCTATAACCCTGATGCTCACAAACCGGAAACCTGAAGACGGGCGTCGGCGCATCATTGATtctgaggaagacgatggtaGTGGCATTGACTCCGAGGGCGATGGAGGCAAAGATGATTCGAAGCTACCTCCCGGATTGAGCAAGTCTACTTTGGTTGTTGCTCCATTAGCATTAATCAAACAGTGGGAGTCCGAAATCGCTGACAAGGTTGAGGCTTCCCATAGACTTCGCGTATGTGTTTACCATGGGAATACTAGAACAAAGGCGACAGACAATCTTGAAGATTACGATGTTGTGATTACGACATATGGCACTCTGACATCTGAACACGGTGCCATcgacaagaaaaacaagaaatcggGCATCTTCTCCGTCTACTGGTACCGAATCATCTTGGATGAAGCCCACACTATTAAGAACCGGAATGCAAAGGCAACCCAATCTGCTTGCGCTTTAGATGCCGAGTATCGATGGTGCTTGAGCGGAACTCCAATGCAAAATAATCTTGATGAGTTGCAAAGTTTGATCAAGTTCCTCCGGATCAAACCCTATAACGATCTAGCAGCCTGGAAAGAACAAATCACTAAGCCTCTAGCCAATGGGCGCGGGGCTCTTGCGATCGAGCGTTTGCAAGTCGTTCTGAAGGCTTTCATGAAGCGGCGCACTAAGGATGTCTTGAAGCTCAATAGCAACCTCAAACCTAACGAAGCAGCTTCCGACGGAGAGCAGAAAAAACCATCCGGCTTCCAAATCGTCAAGCGAGAGGTGATCAAGGTTTCGGCAGAGTTCACACCGGGTGAGCTGAACTTCTACAAGCGCCTCGAGCAGCGAACCGACAATAGCCTTGAAAAGATGATGGGCGGCTCCAAACTCGACTACGCTGGTGCATTGGTACTGTTGTTGCGTCTCCGACAGTCCTGTAACCATCCAGACTTGGTGAAAAGTGACCTTGCTAAAGATAAAGATATTCTCCTGCAGAATGGTACCTCAGGTAGTCAACCTGCAGCCGGGAAACAGGATGATCTGGACAGTATGGCGGATCTCTTTGGGGCTCTCAGTGTTGTCTCGAAGAAATGCGACATCTGCCAAGCTGAATTAAGCCAGAAAGAGACGAAAGCTGGTGCTAGCAGATGTGGTGAGTGTGAAACAGATCTGAACGTTAGTTTCACCGGTAATCACAGcggcaagaaaaagcattATCCAGAGCAAGACGTTGTGGACCTTACGGAATCACCCTCCAACCGGCGATCAGATGCTCAACTTGCACGGTCCcgaagaaatagaaaggtAGTTATCGAtagcgacgatgaagaagacgatggcgAGTGGCTCGTCCCCGAAGACCAGCGTACGGTACCAGATCTTGGAAAGGCTGGAGggtcggatgatgaagatgcggaAGGAGGTGGCGATTGGCTCGGCTCAGAAGACTCTGAGACTGACTCGGACGATGAAGGCGGTCCTGAGTCGCCAACACGCAACCGTATGGGTTCCAGAAAACAGGTTAATGAATCGGATGAAGACGACATCTATCTTAATCCTGGCGATGAAGACAATCAGGTGCTTCCTTCAACAAAAATCCGACACCTGATGAAAATTCTCAGGCGAGAGTCTTCAGACTACAAATTCATTGTATTCTCGGTCTTTACGTCAATGCTGGACAAGATTGAACCGTTCCTTCAGCGCGCGGGCATTGGGTTTGCACGTTATGATGGTGGCATGCGAAACGACCTCCGAGAGGCCAGCCTGAACAAATTGAGGAACAATAGTGGGACAAGAGTCTTACTTTGCAGTTTGCGAGCTGGTGCGCTGGGACTGAACCTTACCGCGGCCAGTCGGGTGGTTATCTTGGAGCCGTTCTGGAATCCT TTCGTTGAGGAGCAAGCTATTGATCGTGTCCATCGTCTAAACCAAACTGTCGATGTCAAAATCTATAAACTTATCATAAAGGATACTGTTGAAGAGAGAATCATTGACCTTCAGGAGCGCAAGCGCGAGCTTGCTAATGTCACCATTGAGGGCAAGACTGCTGCGGCCAAGCTTACCATGAACGACATGATGGCCCTCTTCGGTCGGGATGCGGAATCACGCTTCACAGGGGAACGTGGCAACATCGACCTTACACAATCCACACGGTTGTTGAGCGCTGCCGATGAAAACAACTATTCTAATTCCCAGTCTTCTGACAAACCGAAGACACAGGCATCACACTCCAGCTCACGCGATCGAAACCGGCAGCCGGAGAAACGGGGAGGGCGCAGAGGTGAAGATTCGGTCTTTGGAAGACGGTGGTAA